A window of Pantoea agglomerans contains these coding sequences:
- the mtlD gene encoding mannitol-1-phosphate 5-dehydrogenase, with protein sequence MKALHFGAGNIGRGFIGKLLADAGIELVFADVNQVVLDALNARHEYPVHVVGEQAKVEIVKGVSAVNSTSDDIIALVAEVDLVTTAVGPQILERIAGSVAKGLAKRHDEGNDRPLNIIACENMVRGTSQLKQHVLKALPEQHHAWVEQHVGFVDSAVDRIVPPSEAGSNDPLEVTVETFSEWIVDKTQFKGELPTVAGMELTDNLMAFVERKLFTLNTGHAITAYLGQLAGHQTIRDAILDEKIRAVVKGAMEESGAVLIKRYGFDADKHAAYIEKILGRFENPYLKDDVERVGRQPLRKLSAGDRLIKPTLGTLEYQLPNAHLVQGIAAAMHYRSAQDPQAQELEALINEKGPQAALAQVSGLDADSDVVAAAVSAYNAMA encoded by the coding sequence ATGAAAGCGTTACATTTTGGAGCAGGTAACATCGGTCGCGGCTTTATTGGCAAGCTGCTGGCGGATGCAGGCATTGAACTGGTGTTTGCCGATGTTAACCAGGTGGTGCTGGATGCACTGAACGCGCGTCATGAATATCCAGTACATGTGGTTGGCGAGCAGGCGAAAGTGGAAATTGTAAAGGGCGTCAGCGCCGTCAACAGCACCAGCGACGACATTATCGCGCTGGTAGCGGAGGTCGATCTGGTGACCACCGCCGTTGGTCCGCAGATCCTGGAGCGCATCGCGGGCAGCGTAGCGAAAGGCCTGGCGAAGCGCCATGACGAAGGTAACGATCGTCCGCTCAATATTATTGCCTGTGAAAACATGGTGCGCGGCACCAGCCAGCTGAAGCAGCACGTGCTGAAAGCGCTGCCGGAGCAGCATCACGCCTGGGTCGAGCAGCACGTCGGCTTCGTCGACTCCGCCGTAGACCGCATCGTGCCGCCATCCGAAGCGGGCAGCAACGATCCGCTGGAGGTGACCGTTGAAACCTTTAGCGAGTGGATTGTCGATAAAACCCAGTTTAAAGGCGAGCTGCCCACCGTTGCAGGCATGGAGCTTACCGACAATCTGATGGCGTTCGTCGAGCGCAAGCTCTTCACCCTGAACACCGGCCATGCGATCACCGCCTATCTCGGCCAGCTTGCCGGGCATCAGACCATTCGCGACGCCATCCTGGATGAGAAAATCCGCGCGGTGGTCAAGGGAGCGATGGAGGAGAGCGGCGCGGTGCTGATCAAGCGTTACGGCTTCGACGCCGACAAGCATGCCGCCTATATCGAGAAAATCCTCGGCCGCTTCGAAAATCCTTACCTGAAAGATGATGTAGAGCGCGTGGGCCGCCAGCCGCTGCGTAAGCTGAGCGCGGGCGATCGCCTGATCAAACCGACGCTGGGCACGCTGGAGTATCAGCTGCCGAACGCCCATCTGGTGCAGGGCATTGCCGCTGCGATGCACTACCGCAGCGCGCAGGACCCGCAGGCGCAGGAGCTGGAAGCGCTGATTAACGAGAAAGGCCCGCAGGCGGCGCTGGCGCAGGTATCCGGTCTGGATGCCGACAGCGATGTTGTCGCGGCGGCGGTCAGCGCGTATAACGCAATGGCCTGA
- a CDS encoding PTS mannitol transporter subunit IICBA, with translation MSSSVKVKVQSFGRFLSNMVMPNIGAFIAWGIITALFIPTGWIPNATLAKLVGPMITYLLPLLIGFTGGRLVGGDRGGVVGAITTMGVIVGADMPMFLGAMIAGPLGGWAIKSFDRAVDGKIKSGFEMLVNNFSAGIIGMLLALLAFLAIGPLVEGLSHILAAGVNLMVQNNLLPLTSIFVEPAKILFLNNAINHGIFSPLGIQQASEAGKSIFFLIEANPGPGMGVLVAYMMFGRGSARQSAGGAAIIHFLGGIHEIYFPYVLMAPRLLLAVILGGMTGVFTLTLLNGGLVSPASPGSILAVLAMTPKGAYFANIAAIVAAFAVSFVVSSILLKTSKAKEEDDIEAATKRMHDMKAQSKGQAVAGAPVVADASSVDVSHVRKIIVACDAGMGSSAMGAGVLRKKVQDAGLTNVSVTNSAINSLPGDVDLVITHRDLTERAMRQAPQAQHISLNNFLDSALYTNLTDRLVAANRSEAHREVVQTALADSYDTSNPHLFKLGANNVFLGLSASNKEQAIRFAGEQLVKGGYVQPEYVEAMLAREKLTPTYLGESIAVPHGTVEAKDRVLKTGVVFCQYPQGVLFGDDADDVARLVIGIAARNNEHIQVITSLTNALDDESVIEKLAHTTSVQEVLDLLSGSPAAA, from the coding sequence ATGTCCTCATCAGTCAAGGTCAAGGTTCAAAGCTTTGGTCGCTTTCTGAGTAATATGGTGATGCCTAACATCGGGGCGTTTATCGCCTGGGGTATCATTACCGCGCTGTTTATCCCGACCGGGTGGATCCCTAACGCGACGCTGGCGAAGCTGGTCGGTCCGATGATCACCTACCTGCTGCCGCTGCTGATCGGTTTCACCGGTGGCCGTCTGGTTGGCGGCGATCGCGGCGGCGTAGTTGGCGCTATTACCACTATGGGCGTGATCGTCGGCGCCGATATGCCGATGTTCCTCGGCGCCATGATTGCCGGTCCGCTGGGCGGCTGGGCGATCAAATCTTTTGACCGCGCCGTTGACGGTAAAATCAAAAGCGGCTTCGAAATGCTGGTCAACAACTTTTCTGCCGGCATTATCGGTATGTTGCTGGCGCTGCTGGCGTTTCTCGCCATCGGGCCGCTGGTAGAGGGGCTGTCCCATATTCTCGCCGCAGGCGTCAACCTGATGGTGCAGAACAACCTGCTGCCGCTGACCTCCATCTTTGTTGAACCGGCGAAAATACTGTTCCTTAATAACGCCATCAACCACGGCATCTTCTCACCGCTGGGCATCCAGCAGGCAAGCGAAGCGGGCAAATCGATCTTCTTCCTGATTGAGGCGAACCCTGGTCCGGGTATGGGCGTACTGGTCGCCTATATGATGTTTGGCCGCGGCAGCGCCAGGCAGTCCGCGGGCGGCGCGGCGATCATCCACTTCCTCGGCGGCATCCACGAAATCTACTTCCCGTACGTGCTGATGGCACCGCGTCTGCTGCTGGCAGTGATTCTGGGCGGCATGACCGGCGTCTTCACCCTGACGCTGCTCAATGGTGGTCTGGTCTCTCCCGCCTCGCCGGGCTCTATCCTGGCGGTGCTGGCGATGACGCCGAAAGGCGCCTACTTCGCCAATATCGCGGCGATCGTGGCGGCTTTTGCGGTCTCCTTCGTGGTCTCTTCCATCCTGCTGAAAACCAGCAAAGCCAAAGAAGAGGACGATATCGAAGCGGCGACCAAACGCATGCATGATATGAAAGCTCAGTCGAAAGGCCAGGCTGTGGCGGGCGCGCCGGTGGTTGCCGACGCCAGCAGCGTTGACGTCAGCCACGTGCGCAAAATCATCGTCGCCTGCGACGCCGGTATGGGTTCAAGCGCAATGGGCGCGGGCGTGCTGCGTAAGAAAGTGCAGGATGCGGGACTCACTAACGTTTCCGTTACCAACAGCGCGATTAACTCGCTGCCGGGCGACGTCGATCTGGTGATCACCCACCGCGACCTCACCGAGCGCGCGATGCGTCAGGCACCGCAGGCGCAGCATATTTCGCTGAATAACTTCCTCGACAGCGCGCTCTACACCAACCTGACCGATCGCCTGGTGGCGGCGAACCGCAGCGAAGCGCACCGCGAAGTGGTACAGACCGCGCTGGCGGACAGCTACGACACCAGCAACCCCCATCTGTTTAAGCTGGGTGCGAACAACGTCTTCCTCGGCCTGAGCGCCAGCAATAAAGAGCAGGCGATCCGCTTCGCCGGCGAACAGCTGGTGAAGGGCGGCTACGTGCAGCCGGAATATGTCGAAGCGATGCTGGCGCGCGAAAAACTCACCCCCACCTATCTGGGCGAGTCCATTGCGGTGCCGCACGGCACGGTGGAAGCGAAAGATCGCGTATTGAAAACCGGCGTGGTGTTCTGTCAGTATCCGCAGGGCGTGCTGTTCGGCGACGATGCGGATGACGTGGCCCGCCTGGTTATCGGTATCGCGGCGCGCAACAACGAGCACATCCAGGTGATCACCAGCCTGACCAACGCGCTGGACGACGAAAGCGTGATTGAGAAGCTGGCGCACACCACCAGCGTGCAGGAAGTGCTGGATCTGCTGTCAGGCAGCCCGGCGGCCGCCTAA